The genome window GCCTCTGGGGTGCGGCACCCACTCGCCCATGGGGTCGCCGGGCGGGTCGCCGCGCACCGCGAGCATGTTGCGGATCCCGGCGTCGGCGTACTGGCCGATGATGTTGCGCAGCTCGGCGACGGAGTGGTTGACCGCGGTGAGGTGGGCGACCGGGGTGAGCGTCGTATCGGCGACGATCTGCTCGGTCTCCTTGACCGTGCCCGCACGGGTGGAACCGCCGGCGCCGTACGTGACGGACACGAAGTCGGGGGCGACCGCCTCGACCCTGCGGAGTGCGCTCCACAGGTTCCGCTGGCCCTTGGGGGTCTTCGGCGCCGAGAACTCGAACGAGTACGTCGTCTTGCCGGTGGCGAGGATGTCGCGCACGGTTCGTGCGCGATCAGTCCTCGTGGATGCGGTTCCGAGGGCCATAGTCGCAGGTTAGCCAGGGCGCGGCGGTCCCCCAACCGGACGCCTGCGATTTGCCCGAATTGTCGACTTGTTGTCCACCCATCGGACAACACGGGGGGCAGGACCGGCCTTCGGCGCTCCTACGCGGCGCGCAGCCGCTTGGCGAACTCTGCCGCCGCCGCGCCGGGGTCGTCCGCCTCCGTGATCGCGCGGACGACCACCACGCGGCGGGCGCCGGCCTCGAGGACCTGGTCCAGATTGCCGAGGTCTATGCCGCCGATGGCGAACCAGGGGCGGTCGGTGCCGAGCGCGGCGGTGTGGCGCACCAGGCCGAGGCCGGGGGCGGGTCGGCCGGGCTTGGTGGGGGTGGGCCAGCAGGGGCCGGTGCAGAAGTAGTCCACACCCTCCTGGACGGCGGCGGCCTCGGCCTCCGCCTCGGAGTGGGTGGAGCGGCCTATGAGGATGTCGTCGCCGAGGATGGCGCGGGCCGCGGGGACGGGGAGGTCGCCCTGGCCGAGGTGCAGGACGTCGGGGCGGGCGGCGTGGGCGACGTCCGCGCGGTCGTTCACCGCGAGGAGCTTGCCGTGGCGGGCACAGGCCTCGGCGAAGACCTGGAGGTGCTCCAGCTCCTCGGCGGCCTCCATGCCCTTCTCGCGCAGCTGCACGATGTCGACGCCGCCGGCGAGGACCGCGTCGAGGAACTCGGCGAGGTCGCCCTGGCGCTTGCGTGCGTCCGTGCACAGATAGACGCGGGCGTCGGCGAGCCGGGCGGTGCGGGCGGTTTCGGGCACGGTGGTGTCCCCCCGTTGTCGGTGGCGTACGGGCCGCGGCGGGGCGCGGTCGGCCGGAGCCTGGGCGTGTCCCTCGGCCCGCGGCCCGTACGCCGGACGGTTGTTCTTGTGTTCCGGCCTGATCAGGCCGGAACCGGTCCGATCGGGTCGGGTCCGATCGGGTCCGGTCCGATCAGGCCGGATCGATCAGACGGCGAGCGCCTGCGCGCGGCGCTTCACCTCCGTGCCGCGATTCTCGCTGAGAGCCTGCGCGGGGGTGCCGGGCAGGGTCGGGTCGGGGGTGAAGAGCCACTCGATCATCTCTTCGACCGTGAAGCCGTCGTCCCGCAGCAGGGTCAGGGTGCCGGACAGGCCCTTGACCACCTTGTCCCCGTCGATGAAGGCGGCGGGGACGTGCAGCGCCTTGTTCTCGCCTCGGCGAACGGCGATGAGCTGGCCCTCCTTGACCAGCTGCCGCACCCGGGTCACCTCCACGCCGAGGGCTTCGGCGATGTCGGGCAGGGTGAGCCAGGCGGGGACGAGAGCATCGATCTTTGCGTCAATCTCGGTCACGGGATCAAGCGTGCCATCCCGGACTGACAGTCGGAAGCTGAGCGCCTCCGGCGGGGTTAGGCGGAGGGGGTGGTTGCGCCCTACGCCGTCGCCTCCTTCAGCGGGCGGGACGGGTCCGACAGCAGCGCGGGGTTCATGGGGGCGCCCGATTCGATCAGGCGACGGCCCTGCGCCAGGTCCCGGGGGCGGCCCACGGCCAGCAGGGCCACCAGGCGGCCCTCGCGAAGCCAGCAGACCGTCCAGGCCGCGCCCTCGGGGTCGCCGCGCCACACCGTCGTGTCGGCGGACGCGTGGTGGCCCACGTACTGGACGAACCGGCCGAACTGCTCCGACCAGAAGTACGGCACCGGGTCGTACGCCACCGGTGTCTGACCGATGATGTTCGCGGCCACCGTGCGCGGCCCCTGGAGGGCGTTGTCCCAGTGGTGGACGAGCAGTCGCTCCTCGTAGCGGCCCGACGGGAAGGACGCGCAGTCACCGACCGCGTACACGTCCGGCAGCGAAGTGCGCAGATGGTCGTCGGCCAGCACCTCGCCGTGCACGCCCAGCTCGATCCCGGACCCGCCCAGCCAGGCCGTGGCGGGCCGGGCCCCGATGCCCACCACCACCGCCCCGGCCGGCACCCGGGAGCCGTCGTCCAGCACCACCGCGCCCGGCTCGATGCGCTCCACGCGCGCGTGCGTGCGCAGCTCCGCCCCGCTGTCCGCGTACCAGGCCGTCATCGGCGCCGCCACCTCCGCCGGCAGTGCCCCGGCGAGCGGCCGGTCCGCGGCCTCCACCACGGTCACCGCGCAGCCCGCCTCGCGCGCGGCGGTGGCGAACTCGGCGCCGATCCAGCCCGCGCCGACGACCACGATGTCGTGCTGCCGGGCGAGCACCGGCCGCAGCCGCTCGGCGTCGTCCAGCGTGCGCAGCAGATGCACCCCGGGGACGCCCTCCGCGCCCGGCAGCCGGATCGGTTCCGCCCCGGTCGCGATGACCAGGACGTCGTACGCGACGGGGCCCCGCTCTGTGTCCAGCTCGTGGTCCTCCGGGCGCAGGGCGGTCGCCTCGCGGCCCAGCTCCAGCTCGATGTCCAGCGCCTCGAAGTCGACGTCGAAGGCGGAGCCCTCGGCCTTGCCGAGCAGCACCGCCTTGGACAGCGGCGGCCTGTCGTACGGCTGGTGCGGCTCCGCGCCGATCAGCGTCACGCCGCCGGCGAAGCCCTGTTCCCGCAGGGCGACCGCGGTCTGCACCCCGGCCATGCCCGCGCCCACGACGACGACGCGCCGTGCCGTACCGCCCCGTGCCTGCGTCTGCTCGCTCACCTGATCACCATAGACAACTGACGAATTGTCAGTCAGGGGGCGTGCTGAGTGACGTCCTGCACAGCCCTGGGCCGGGTGGAGGCTGTCTTACGAGGGCGGCGCTCTGCGGGCTAGGGTTGACCACCGTAAGCACTCGCGGGAGCCCGGCGCACCGGGCTGAGAGGGAGGCTGGGACGGCCTCCGACCGTACGAACCTGATCCGGGTCATGCCGGCGAAGGGAGGGGCTGGACGCCCATGTCGCGTACACCGGACGAACCGTCGACATCGCGCGATGCGTCGACCGTGTCGGACGTCCTCGTCATCGGGGGCGGGATCATCGGTCTGGTCACCGCCTGGCGGGCGGCGCAGCGCGGGTTCGCCACCGCCGTGGTGGATCCGGAGCCGGGCGGCGGAGCCGCTCAGGTGGCCGCCGGGATGCTGGCCGCCGTCACCGAGCTGCACTACGGCGAGCAGACGCTGCTCGCCCTGAACCTCGCCTCCGCGCGCCGCTACCCGGATTTCGCCGCCGAGCTGGCCGAGGCCACCGGCCGGGACCTGGGCTACCGCCGCTGCGGCACGCTCGCCGTCGCGCTCGACGCCGACGACCGCGCCGAGCTGCGCGAACTGCACGCCCTTCAGCAGCGCTCGGGGCTGGAGTCGGAGTGGCTGAGCGGACGGGAGTGCCGCCGTCTGGAGCCGATGCTCGCGCCGGGCGTGCGCGGGGGGCTCAGGGTCGACGGCGACCACCAGATCGACCCGCGCCGCCTCGCCGCGGCCCTGGTGACGGCCTGTGAACGCGCCGGGGTCGTCTTCCACCGGATGTGGGCCGAACGGCTCACGGTGGTGCGGGAGCGGGCCTGCGGGGTGCGGACCGCAGACGGCACCGAGCTCGCCGCCGGGCAGGTCGTCCTCGCCGCGGGCAGCCTCAGCGGGCGGCTCGCGGGCGTCCCGGAGGACGTCCTGCCGCCCGTACGTCCCGTGAAGGGGCAGGTGCTGCGGCTGACCGTGCCCGAGCGGTACGCGCCGTTCCTGAGCCGTACGGTGCGCGCCGTCGTCCGCGGTGGCGCGATCTACCTCGTGCCGCGCGAGAACGGCGAGCTGGTGGTCGGCGCGACCAGCGAGGAGCTGGGCTGGGACACCACGGTCACCGCGGGCGGGGTGTACGAGCTGCTGCGGGACGCGCACGAGCTGGTGCCCGGGATCACCGAGCTGCCCCTCACCGAGACACGGGCGGGTCTGCGTCCGGGCTCCCCGGACAACGCGCCGCTGTTCGGCGCCACCGGGCTGGACGGCCTGCTGCTGGCCACCGGCCACTATCGCAACGGTGTGCTGCTCACCCCGGTCACCGGCGACATCATGGCGCACGTGCTGACCACCGGTGAGCTTCCCGAGGAGGCCCGTCCCTTCACCCCCCGGCGTTTCACCGCCGCCGCCCTCACGGAGCAGCCCGTATGAACATCTCGGTCAACGGGAAGGCCCGCGAGGTCACCCCCGGTGTCGCGCTCGACGCGGTGGTGCGGAGCCTGACCGCCGCCCCCTCGGGCGTGGCCGCCGCCGTCAACGAAACCGTCGTACCGCGCGCGCAGTGGGCGTCGACGTCCCTCAGTGAGGGAGACCGCGTCGAGGTCCTCACCGCCGTCCAAGGAGGCTGACCCATGGCTGACGATCCCTTCGTCCTCGGAGGCACGACCTACTCGTCCCGGCTGATCATGGGAACGGGCGGCGCGCCCAGCCTGGACGTGCTGGAGCGGGCGCTGACGGTGTCCGGCACGGAGCTGACGACGGTCGCGATGCGGCGCGTCGACGCCTCGGTGCACGGCTCGGTCCTGTCCGTGCTCGACAAGCTGGGCATCCGGGTGCTGCCGAACACCGCGGGCTGCTTCACCGCGGGCGAGGCCGTGCTCACCGCCCGCCTCGCGCGCGAGGCCCTCGGCACGGATCTGGTCAAGCTGGAGGTCATCGCCGACGAGCGGACCCTGCTGCCGGACCCGATCGAGCTGCTCGAGGCGGCCGAGACGCTGGTGGACGACGGCTTCACCGTGCTGCCGTACACGAACGACGACCCCGTGCTCGCCCGCAAGCTGGAGGACGTCGGCTGCGCCGCGATCATGCCGCTCGGCTCCCCGATCGGGTCCGGGCTCGGCATCCGCAACCCGCACAACTTCCAGCTGATCGTGGAGCACGCGCGCGTGCCGGTCATCCTGGACGCGGGGGCGGGCACGGCGTCGGACGTGGCGCTGGCGATGGAGCTGGGGTGCGCGGGCGTGATGCTCGCCTCGGCGGTGACCCGGGCGCAGGAGCCGGTCCTGATGGCGGAGGCCATGCGGCACGCGGTGGAGGCCGGCCGGCTCGCCCGCCGGGCGGGCCGTATCCCGCGCCGGCACTTCGCTCAGGCGTCGTCGCCGACGGAGGGCATGGCCCGGCTGGACCCGGAGCTGCCGGCCTTCTGAGCCGGGCCGGAGGAGGCCGCGTCACAGGTCGGCTGCAGTCGGGCTCCGGTGTCCCCGCTGCGGACGGTGAGTGACAGTGCGCCCTCGTAGACTCACCAGCGTGGATACGACCCTTCAGGACCCTCTCGTCGGGCAGGTGCTCGACGGCCGCTATCGCGTCGACGCGCGGATCGCGGTCGGCGGGATGGCCACGGTCTACCGGGCCCTGGACACCCGCCTGGACCGTGTGCTCGCGCTGAAGGTGATGCACCCGACGCTGGCGGCCGACGGCTCGTTCGTCGACCGCTTCATACGGGAGGCCAAGTCGGTCGCCCGTCTCGACCATCCGAACGTCGTGCAGGTCTTCGATCAGGGTGCCGACGGATCGTACGTCTACCTCGCCATGGAGTACGTCGCCGGCTGCACCCTGCGGGACGTGCTGCGCGAGCGCGGGGCGCTGCAGCCGCGCGCGGCCCTGGACATCCTGGAGCCGGTGCTGGCCGCCCTGGGGGCCGCGCACCGCGCCGGGTTCGTGCACCGGGACATGAAGCCGGAGAACGTCCTCATAGGTGACGACGGCCGGGTCAAGGTGGCCGATTTCGGTCTCGTCCGGTCCGTCGACACCGTCACCAGCACCACGGGCGCCGTCCTCGGCACCGTCTCCTACCTCGCCCCGGAGCAGATCGAGCACGGCACGGCCGATCCGCGGGTCGACGTGTACGCGTGCGGGGTCGTCCTCCACGAGATGCTGACCGGCGCCAAGCCGCACCACGGCGACTCCCCCGCCCAGGTGCTCTACCGGCACCTGAACGAGGACGTCCCCCCGCCGTCGGCTGCCGTGCCCGGGCTGTCCGTCGAACTCGACGACCTGGTCGCGTCGGCGACCGCGCGCAACCCCGAGCTGCGCCCGGCGGACGCGGTGGCGCTGCTGGGCCAGGTGCTTCAAGCCCGTGGCGCGCTGACCGACGAGCAGTTGGACGCCGTGCCGCCGGGGGCCGTCGCCGCGGAGCACGACAACGCCGAGGACCGCACGAGCGTGATCCCGCGCCTGCTGCCGACCCGCCCTGTGGGCGAGGACCGGGAGGCCGTCCTCAACCGGACGAGCCGGCTTCAGACCCCGCCGCCCGAGCCGCCCCGGC of Streptomyces cynarae contains these proteins:
- the thiE gene encoding thiamine phosphate synthase; translation: MPETARTARLADARVYLCTDARKRQGDLAEFLDAVLAGGVDIVQLREKGMEAAEELEHLQVFAEACARHGKLLAVNDRADVAHAARPDVLHLGQGDLPVPAARAILGDDILIGRSTHSEAEAEAAAVQEGVDYFCTGPCWPTPTKPGRPAPGLGLVRHTAALGTDRPWFAIGGIDLGNLDQVLEAGARRVVVVRAITEADDPGAAAAEFAKRLRAA
- a CDS encoding NAD(P)/FAD-dependent oxidoreductase, with amino-acid sequence MSEQTQARGGTARRVVVVGAGMAGVQTAVALREQGFAGGVTLIGAEPHQPYDRPPLSKAVLLGKAEGSAFDVDFEALDIELELGREATALRPEDHELDTERGPVAYDVLVIATGAEPIRLPGAEGVPGVHLLRTLDDAERLRPVLARQHDIVVVGAGWIGAEFATAAREAGCAVTVVEAADRPLAGALPAEVAAPMTAWYADSGAELRTHARVERIEPGAVVLDDGSRVPAGAVVVGIGARPATAWLGGSGIELGVHGEVLADDHLRTSLPDVYAVGDCASFPSGRYEERLLVHHWDNALQGPRTVAANIIGQTPVAYDPVPYFWSEQFGRFVQYVGHHASADTTVWRGDPEGAAWTVCWLREGRLVALLAVGRPRDLAQGRRLIESGAPMNPALLSDPSRPLKEATA
- the pknB gene encoding Stk1 family PASTA domain-containing Ser/Thr kinase, producing MDTTLQDPLVGQVLDGRYRVDARIAVGGMATVYRALDTRLDRVLALKVMHPTLAADGSFVDRFIREAKSVARLDHPNVVQVFDQGADGSYVYLAMEYVAGCTLRDVLRERGALQPRAALDILEPVLAALGAAHRAGFVHRDMKPENVLIGDDGRVKVADFGLVRSVDTVTSTTGAVLGTVSYLAPEQIEHGTADPRVDVYACGVVLHEMLTGAKPHHGDSPAQVLYRHLNEDVPPPSAAVPGLSVELDDLVASATARNPELRPADAVALLGQVLQARGALTDEQLDAVPPGAVAAEHDNAEDRTSVIPRLLPTRPVGEDREAVLNRTSRLQTPPPEPPRRPARPRRGLYALVLAVLVVFGVGTGVWYINSGQFTKVPPLLAKTEGEARARLKKAGLEVKQVKHAYSDTVKRGTVISTDPAVGARIRSHDAVTLTLSDGPETVQVPDLKGYPLDQAQARLKKDGLVPGMVTQAFSEDVPKGSVIGTDPGAGTERHGGSAIALTVSKGSPVDVPDIVGSSIEDATSQLQAAGLQVKIADTQVTSEYDAGKVAQQSPGAGKQAGEGDTVTLTLSKGPEMVQVPDVTGQNVDDAKKALEAAGFQVEEDRGLLGLFGDTVKGQSVKGGDKAPKGSTITIKIR
- a CDS encoding Rv2175c family DNA-binding protein, with product MTEIDAKIDALVPAWLTLPDIAEALGVEVTRVRQLVKEGQLIAVRRGENKALHVPAAFIDGDKVVKGLSGTLTLLRDDGFTVEEMIEWLFTPDPTLPGTPAQALSENRGTEVKRRAQALAV
- the thiS gene encoding sulfur carrier protein ThiS, translated to MNISVNGKAREVTPGVALDAVVRSLTAAPSGVAAAVNETVVPRAQWASTSLSEGDRVEVLTAVQGG
- a CDS encoding thiazole synthase, which encodes MADDPFVLGGTTYSSRLIMGTGGAPSLDVLERALTVSGTELTTVAMRRVDASVHGSVLSVLDKLGIRVLPNTAGCFTAGEAVLTARLAREALGTDLVKLEVIADERTLLPDPIELLEAAETLVDDGFTVLPYTNDDPVLARKLEDVGCAAIMPLGSPIGSGLGIRNPHNFQLIVEHARVPVILDAGAGTASDVALAMELGCAGVMLASAVTRAQEPVLMAEAMRHAVEAGRLARRAGRIPRRHFAQASSPTEGMARLDPELPAF
- the thiO gene encoding glycine oxidase ThiO; protein product: MSRTPDEPSTSRDASTVSDVLVIGGGIIGLVTAWRAAQRGFATAVVDPEPGGGAAQVAAGMLAAVTELHYGEQTLLALNLASARRYPDFAAELAEATGRDLGYRRCGTLAVALDADDRAELRELHALQQRSGLESEWLSGRECRRLEPMLAPGVRGGLRVDGDHQIDPRRLAAALVTACERAGVVFHRMWAERLTVVRERACGVRTADGTELAAGQVVLAAGSLSGRLAGVPEDVLPPVRPVKGQVLRLTVPERYAPFLSRTVRAVVRGGAIYLVPRENGELVVGATSEELGWDTTVTAGGVYELLRDAHELVPGITELPLTETRAGLRPGSPDNAPLFGATGLDGLLLATGHYRNGVLLTPVTGDIMAHVLTTGELPEEARPFTPRRFTAAALTEQPV